GAGGTCTTCTCTAACGCGCGGAATCTCCTCGAGAACCTCATCGAGCCTGTCGAGGGCGTTCATCTCCTTGAGCTGGGCGATGAGGTTGGAGAACATTCCGCCGGGAACCTGGTACTTGAGGACGTATGGGTTGACCATGAGCGTCTCCTTGTGAAGTAACCCCCAGTACTTCTCCTCGAGGAGTTTCTTCAGGTATCGGGAAATCCTGTGGATTAGCTCCCTGTCGAGGTGAGAACCTACGGCCTCGGGAAGGGCGTGCCATATGGTCTGTATTCCCGGCTGGGCCGTTCCGAAGGCGAGCGGGCTTATGGCAGTGTCGATGTAATCTGCCCCTGCTTCCACCGCCTTCAGATAGGTCGCCACCGCCATTCCCGTCGTCGAATGGGTGTGGACGTTAACGGGGACGCCATAGGTCTCCTTTATCTCACTGACCAGCTCGTAGGCCTTCCAGGGGGTAAGCAGGCCGGCCATGTCCTTAATCGTTATGACGTCAACGTCGAGCCTTAAGAGCTCCTCGACCTTCTTCATGTAGTACTCCAGCGTGAAGATTTTGCCTGTGGTGTAAGCTATCGCCCCCTGAACCTCCGCTCCGACTTCCTTGGCCTTTTTTATGGCCACTTCCATGTTCCTGACGTCGTTGAGGGCGTCGAAGACGCGGAAGATGTCTATTCCGTTCTTATGGGCAAGCTCCACGAACTTCTCAACGACATCATCGGGATAATGCCTGTAGCCGACGACGTTCTGACCGCGAAGGAGCATCTGGAGCTTCGTCTTCCTTATGTGCTCCCTAAGGAGGTGGAGCCTCTCCCAGGGGTCCTCCTTAAGATAGCGTATGCAGACGTCGAAGGTCGCCCCACCCCAGACTTCCATCGAGTAGAAGCCTATTTTGTCCATCGTTTCGGCGATTTTCAGCATGTCCTCAGTCGTCATTCTCGTCGCTATCAGCGACTGGTGAGCGTCACGGAAAGTCGTGTCTATAATCTCGACCCTCGCCAATTCCATCACCTCCGGTGCGCAGAAGAGTACGTAGCTTTAAAAGTCTTACGACGGGAAAAGAAGAAGAATTAGACAGCTGTCGAAATCAGAGCAATCCCTCGGCCTTAGCTGCTTCCTCAGGGTCCTCGTTCCTGTGGATTACCCTGAGAAGGGCCTTTATGAAGGGCTCCGGGTTCTCGCGCTGGAAGATGTTCCTCCCGACGACAGCTCCAGAACCACCGGCCTCTATGACCTCCCATACGAGCTTGAGGAAATCAACTGGGTTTTCCGTCTTTGCCCCTCCGCTGAGGAGAACGGGAACACCGGCTGCTGCATCGACGACCTTGGCGAAAGTCTCCTTTGAGCCGGTCCAGTAGGTCTTTATCATGTCCGCGCCACTCTCTGCCGCAGCCCTCGCCCCGTACATGACGACGCGGTAGTCCTCTTTCCGGCCATACTTTTCGTTTATGTATGGTCCGCGTGGATAGGCGAACTGCACGACCGGGAAGCCGAGGTCGTGGGCGTAGCTCGCTATCTCCGCGAACTGACGCATCATAACGTCCTCCTGAGGTGAGCCCCAGTAGACGGTCGCCGCTATCGCGTCGGCGCCGAGCTTGACGGCATCCTCAACGAAGCCGAGCTGGCTCTGGAGGAGCTGTTCCTCCTTGGGGCGGAGGGTGGTCTTGCTGGTGAGCTTTATCATCAAACCGACGTTGGGCTTGACCTCGTCGCCGGCAATCCTCGCGATTCCGGGGAGCATCATCACGCCGTCTATTCCCGCCCTGACGACCTTGCGGAGGATTATCCTCGGGTTAACGTGCTCCCAGTGCTCCTCAAAATCGGTCGGCCCGTGCTCGAAGCCGTGGTCCATCGCGAAGATTAACGCCCTTCCGTCCCTTCTAAAAAACCGCCGGAGTCTCCTCCGGATACCAACGCTCTGGTATGCGTCCATTTACATCACCGTGAGTGATATATTCAAGGGGGATTTAAGGTTTTCCCTGTGATTATTACCACCCCCAATGGTTTTCCGCAATCGTTTAAATCCCTTTCGACGAACGATGAAGTGGTGTTCAATTATGGAGTGGCGGATAATCAGGCTCACAGAGGTAAGCTCAACCAATGATTACGCGAGAGAGATAGCGGAGGACGTTCCCGAGGGGACCGTTGTGGTTGCCAAAAGACAGACCTCGGGACGGGGCCGAAAGGGCCGGAACTGGGCCTCCCCAGAAGGGGGCCTCTGGATGACGGCCATTCTAAAGCCAAGGTCGAGCCCGGAACACGTCCCGAAGCTGGTCTTCATCGGGGCTCTTGCTGTCGTTGACACACTCGCAAGGTACGGCATTCCGGCCGAGATAAAGTGGCCAAACGACGTCCTCGTTGATGGAAGGAAGATAGCCGGAATCCTGAGTGAGTGCAAGCTCAACTCCTTCGCCCTTCTCGGCATAGGCCTAAACGTCAACAACAGGGTTCCAGAAGAGCTAAGGGACAGTGCCGTTTCAATGGCGGAGTTGCTCGGGGGAGAACCGGAAGTGGAGAGAGTTCTCGACGCACTGCTCAGGTCGCTTTCCTACTGGTACAGTCTCTTCAAGAGCGGTCGCCACGGGGAGATATTGCGGTCGGTGCGAACCCGGAGCGCGGTTATAGGAAAGGACGTTGTGATACTCGAAGACGGGGAAATTGTGATTAGAGGGCGCGCCGTTGGGATAGACGATTCCGGGGCCCTCCTGGTGGATACCGGCGAATCCGTGGAGAGGGTACTATACGGCGACGTTTCTCTGCGCTTCCCGTGAACCTATGCTCATATTTTGTCATTTTATCAAAAATTCTGCGAAAAAGTTAAAATCATGGTGTCATAAATATTAACCCCGCCGGTTAACTTTTTGTATATTGCTTGAATAGCAGGGGGTGAAAAGATGGGCCTACTGAGAAAGTACCTCGACTACCCGGTTCTATGGAAGATACTCTACGGTTTAATTTTGGGTGCGATTTTCGGACTCGTGGCGGGTCATTTTGGCTGGACTGACTTCGTGGCGACGTACATTAAACCCTTCGGTGACCTGTTCGTCAGACTGCTGAAGATGCTCGTGATGCCGATTATCCTCGCGTCGCTGGTCGTCGGTGCGGCGAGCATAAGCCCCGCTCGCCTCAGTCGCGTCGGTGTCAAGATAATACTCTATTACCTTGCTACGTCCGCTATGGCGGTGTTCTTTGGCCTCATCGTCGGCAGGCTCTTCAACGTCGGGGCGAACGTCCACCTTGGTTCGGGAACCGGTAAGGCCATCGAGGCCAAAAGCCCCTCCCTCGTCCAGACCCTCCTCAACATAGTGCCGACCAACCCCTTCGCCTCGCTTTCAAACGGCGCCGTTCTCCAGACGATATTCTTCGCCATAATTCTGGGAATAGCGATAACCTACCTTATGAACAGGCAGGAGGAGCGCGTTAGAAAGTCCGCAGAAACCCTGCTGAGGGTCTTTGACGGCCTGGCCGAGGCGATGTACCTCATCGTCGGTGGTGTCATGCAGTACGCGCCGATAGGTGTCTTTGCCCTTATCGCCTACGTCATGGCCAAGGAAGGATTGAAGGTCGTCGGGCCCCTCACCAAGGTCGTCGTCGCCGTTTACCTCGGTCTCTTCCTCCAGATTGTCGTGACGTACTTTGCCCTCCTCAAGCTCTTCGGCATCGACCCGATAAAGTTCATTAAGAAGGCGAAGGACGCGATGCTCACCGCTTTCGTCACGAGGAGCTCAAGTGGAACCCTGCCAGTGACCATGCGCGTCGCGGAGGAGGAGATGGGCGTTGACAGGGGAATCTACTCCTTCACGCTTCCACTCGGCGCCACGATAAACATGGACGGAACCGCGCTCTACCAGGGTGTCACGGTGCTCTTCGTTGCCAACGCCATCGGCCACCCGCTCACGCTGAGCCAGCAGTTGATAGTAGTCCTCACGGCCGTTCTTGCCTCGATAGGAACAGCGGGCGTTCCCGGTGCCGGAGCGATAATGCTCGCGATGGTCCTCCAGAGCGTCGGCCTCGACCTCAGCCCCGGAAGCCCCGTTGCACTCGCCTACGCAATGATTCTTGGCATTGACGCGATACTCGACATGGGCAGAACGATGGTCAACGTTACCGGAGACCTGACTGGAACGACGATAGTTGCCAAGACTGAGGGAGAGCTCGACGAGAGCAAGTGGCGCGACTGACCCTTTCCTTTAATTTTGGGCAATTTGGGCAAACTTAATATACCCTCTCCCGTTTTTAAGGCCAGGACAACTGGAGGTAAAGTTACATGAGGAAGCTTGGATTTTTGGTAGTCGCTCTTCTGCTCGTCGGAATTATCGCGGGAGGAGTTTCAGCATCGAGCGACTACAAAGAGGTTCAGAAGAACGAGTACTGGGTTTCATGGGACGGAAGCGCCAACGTATCCCTAAAGACAATATTTTACAGTCCTGAGGACATGGTCAACAAGACGAAGCAGAGCATACTTCAGATGGGACTCAAAAACGCGACGCAGTTGTTCATAAGCCAGGAACAGCAGGTTCTTTCACAGCTCGGTCTCAGCCTGGAGAACGCAACAGCCCAAATCCTCGGCTACAACACAACGGGACCCCTCGTGACCGTAATAAACGGCACCATTCCCAACTTCGCGCGCTACTACTCCTACGATAACGCCTGGGAGATTTCACTTGACGCCCTACGCATAGTTGACCTCTCAAGGATTGACCCGACGGCAGTTAACGGCTCGATGTACCTTGAAAACTACTTCACCGTGCACCTTCCACCCGGGGCCAAGATTGAGAACGTCACCAAGGGCTTCAAAGTTGAGTCCAACGGCAGTTACATCCAGCTGGACGTCAACGTGACCGGGGACACC
The Thermococcus sp. 21S9 DNA segment above includes these coding regions:
- a CDS encoding dicarboxylate/amino acid:cation symporter is translated as MGLLRKYLDYPVLWKILYGLILGAIFGLVAGHFGWTDFVATYIKPFGDLFVRLLKMLVMPIILASLVVGAASISPARLSRVGVKIILYYLATSAMAVFFGLIVGRLFNVGANVHLGSGTGKAIEAKSPSLVQTLLNIVPTNPFASLSNGAVLQTIFFAIILGIAITYLMNRQEERVRKSAETLLRVFDGLAEAMYLIVGGVMQYAPIGVFALIAYVMAKEGLKVVGPLTKVVVAVYLGLFLQIVVTYFALLKLFGIDPIKFIKKAKDAMLTAFVTRSSSGTLPVTMRVAEEEMGVDRGIYSFTLPLGATINMDGTALYQGVTVLFVANAIGHPLTLSQQLIVVLTAVLASIGTAGVPGAGAIMLAMVLQSVGLDLSPGSPVALAYAMILGIDAILDMGRTMVNVTGDLTGTTIVAKTEGELDESKWRD
- a CDS encoding pyruvate/oxaloacetate carboxyltransferase, with amino-acid sequence MARVEIIDTTFRDAHQSLIATRMTTEDMLKIAETMDKIGFYSMEVWGGATFDVCIRYLKEDPWERLHLLREHIRKTKLQMLLRGQNVVGYRHYPDDVVEKFVELAHKNGIDIFRVFDALNDVRNMEVAIKKAKEVGAEVQGAIAYTTGKIFTLEYYMKKVEELLRLDVDVITIKDMAGLLTPWKAYELVSEIKETYGVPVNVHTHSTTGMAVATYLKAVEAGADYIDTAISPLAFGTAQPGIQTIWHALPEAVGSHLDRELIHRISRYLKKLLEEKYWGLLHKETLMVNPYVLKYQVPGGMFSNLIAQLKEMNALDRLDEVLEEIPRVREDLGWPPLVTPTSQIVGTQAVLNVLFGRYKQITQQVKDYIRGLYGRPPAEINPELKRLVLGDEEPITERPGSLLKPQLEECRKKLEELGYLHKEEDVLTYCLFPEVALEFFRARAEGRVKVEPPKKASKVKIYVNGVEFEVGIEGVDLKALGYLSGVGGAVPAHVSAPSAGSAPAPASVSAPAPVSAPAPSPVPAGASPNTVTAPMPGKILRVLVSEGQEVKTGQGLVVLEAMKMENEIPAPKDGVVKKLYVKEGDTVNTGDPLVELG
- the fba gene encoding class I fructose-bisphosphate aldolase, which produces MDAYQSVGIRRRLRRFFRRDGRALIFAMDHGFEHGPTDFEEHWEHVNPRIILRKVVRAGIDGVMMLPGIARIAGDEVKPNVGLMIKLTSKTTLRPKEEQLLQSQLGFVEDAVKLGADAIAATVYWGSPQEDVMMRQFAEIASYAHDLGFPVVQFAYPRGPYINEKYGRKEDYRVVMYGARAAAESGADMIKTYWTGSKETFAKVVDAAAGVPVLLSGGAKTENPVDFLKLVWEVIEAGGSGAVVGRNIFQRENPEPFIKALLRVIHRNEDPEEAAKAEGLL
- a CDS encoding biotin--[acetyl-CoA-carboxylase] ligase, whose protein sequence is MEWRIIRLTEVSSTNDYAREIAEDVPEGTVVVAKRQTSGRGRKGRNWASPEGGLWMTAILKPRSSPEHVPKLVFIGALAVVDTLARYGIPAEIKWPNDVLVDGRKIAGILSECKLNSFALLGIGLNVNNRVPEELRDSAVSMAELLGGEPEVERVLDALLRSLSYWYSLFKSGRHGEILRSVRTRSAVIGKDVVILEDGEIVIRGRAVGIDDSGALLVDTGESVERVLYGDVSLRFP